The genomic window TAATGCCTAATCATGCAACACAGTTTGAATATGGATCGGTTATGTCCAATCAAGTGAATGACGTTCACCCTCCACTATACTACTTATTATTTCATACAATCGCTTCATTCTGGCAAGGTGGATTTTCACCTTTAGTTGGCTTGGCTCTGAATTTAATTGTGCATATTGCGACAGTTATTGTGATTGCCTTTCTGATTCATTACTTAACAAAGAACTTCTATGTTAGCATCTTTGCTGGATTATTTTGGGGACTTAGTATGGGTGGGTTAAGTTCTATGTTGTTTATTCGCATGTATCATTTAATGGGCTTTTTCGTTATAAGCTTGTTATACCTACTACTGCGCTATAGTCGTTCTGGGAAATCTCGCATGTTAATACTACTTGTTCCGATTTTTGTTGCGACGTTATTAGGCGCTTTAACCCATTATTATTTCTACTTGTATGCATTCTTTATTGTAGCAGTCACCTGCATTGGGCTCCTTTTCTTAAAAGAAATAAAAAAAGCTTTCTTACTTGGCTTAGTTGAAGTTGGGGCAATTGGCGTTGCTTGGGCAATTTTCCCAGCGGTCTTTTCTCATATCTTTGAATCGAATCGCGGAGTAGAAGTATTGAATAACGCCAATAATGCGAACTTCACTGAGAATTTGAAACTGTATCTAAGTTTTGTGCAAGAAGACTTGCTAGCAGATGTTTCTCTGCCAATATTTTTTGGAGTCTTGTTTATATCAGTACTACTCCTCTTAGTTCAAAGCAAAACATTGCTGAATCGAATCACTTTGTTAGAAATTTTTATCATAATCGTTCCGATGGGCTTATACATTTTTCTTGTGCAAGACTTATCACATTACCATACTTCGCGTTATATTTACCCAATCTACTCCGTGGTAGCCACTGCGATAATTTTGATCCTTTACTTTGCGTTCCGAGCGGTCTTACATAAGAATTGGAGTACAGTTGTCACGATAATTAGTTTAAGTGGGATTCTTCTAGTCGGTTTCCAACGAGAAACGGTTGATTTTCAATACTTAGAACAAGGTGAGCTAACTCAACAAATCCTTGAAAACCCAACTGATTCCGCCATGGTTTTTAGCGCAACGCGTTGGCAAATCGCTGAATACGCACCGCAACTCGCTCTTCATGATGATATCTACCCGATGGTACTTCAAAGTACTGAAGCAAGTTCGATGCCTGAACGTGACGCGATTAATTTAGGTGATCCTTTAACTATTTATACAAATAACACGTTACTCAACCAAGAGGATTTAATCGAATCTATTCTAGCAAAATATCAATTAACAGACTACAAAGTACTCCATCAAGCCGATGACTTAATCGTCTATCATTTTGAATAAAATGGTGTTTAAGTGTTAGTGAGCAATCGTTCACTGGCACTTTTTTTGTACAAAAAAAGGAGCACATGGCTCCTTATAATCAATGGTCACGAATGACTTTTAACATTAAAATATTATCTTTGAAAGAATATTCGACCTGATCAATTAATGCGGACAAAATGTCGACATGAAATTCATCATCCCTTAATCCTAATAAGTCCTCATAATACTCTTCCAGTTCTGGTTGTTGTGTTGCACGTAACTTCTCTATGACATGATCGATATCAGATGGTTCCGTATCAAGCTGCCCTTTGATTGTAATTTCACTATGGTGAGCTAGGATAACAAAATGAATATCCGCTTCCGTCATACCATTATTATAAAAGTAGTCCAGTAACTCATTCATAATCATCTTAATCTTTCGATATTCCCTCATGCATCTCATTCCTTTCCCTAATTCCATCTAGGATAGGTACAACTGTAGCTGCTACGAATCCGCCAGCGAAGCCATTGTTATACAAGTTCAATCCAGCATGAGTAATACCTGTATTAGGTACTAATCCTGCATGTAGTAATCCTACCAGAATTCCAGCCTTCCATCCATAGTGACCTGCTATTGGTGCTAAAGTTGTACCAAAAAGTGCGGAAAGTAAAGATGCTGTGGAACTCGGTCCGTCGACTGCCATCAATACTTGCATAATGAAAACCCCAATGACAATCGGTGTGACGTTAAAGATATGTTTACCAAACGTACCAAAACCAACGACAGTTAACACACCACCAATTACCGCACCTTCTAGTGTACCGCCGACTAACCACACATATGCTAAGGATGCTAGTCCGAGTATTCCCATATTTATAAACGTTAACCCAACGCCATAGTCCGTTACAAAGTCTGAGATTAAGCGCCCAGAATCGTCTTTGAATTGTTTATAGCCTTTAAATGTATAACCATTTAAAATAAAGCCAACAATTAGTAAAAAGAGTGAAAAAAGCACAAAGAAAATCTCGACTTCAATGATTGAATAAGCATGATCAAGCGGGACGTAAGTAGTTGTCAAGTCAAATACACGCATAACACTTGCAATAATCATCCCTAATACACCTGCCGTGAAGCCCATGTTATATAGATTATACCCCTGATGGAAACGTAAAAAACTTGATCCCATCGGATGAATTGCAAACCCAATAAAAATCCCAACCAATATAGCAATGGGTACACTTATCAAGTAAGGTAAGCCTTGTCCGAACGTAATGATACTCACAACAGGCGCAAGCGTCGTTGCAAATAATGACGTAAGTAAAAATGCCGAAATAGGTAGATTTCTATACTTGCTATATAAAAGTGTTCCAACCGTAATCGGAATCGAGTTATATAAGTTTTTACCAAAAAAAGCAAAACCCATGACCGTAAAGAGTGCTGCGACTAATGGACCCGTAATTTTGGGAGCAAATCGATTGATTGCGACGGCATTAATGAGCATTAATAAGCCAGCATTCACAAAGGTTGCCCCAATTCCACCTACTTCAAAATAATCAGTAATTAAATTACTTGGAGAAAGCAGTATCGCTATAAACCCTTCCCATATCTCGATCCATGGATCGACTGATAAACCAAATAATATAAATATAAACGCGATTAAGTATAAAAAGTTTCCCTTTACAGAATCCTCTGTAAAAAAGAATGCAGCAAATTTTGATTTTATTTTTGTTGTATTAATCTCTTCTTTCATAGGTGCCTCCTAGAATATTCTCGTTTAAATATATTACCAACCTCGAAGCCAATGTGCAATACTACAACACTAAAAAAACACTCGTAATAGTAATGTAATAAAATATCCTTGAAACCTACTTTTACTAAACCTTTTGGATTTCGTTCGTTATAATAAACACCATGAATATAAACTAGAAAGGATTGTTTGAATGAATATTACTGTTTATTGTGGATCAAATCCAGGAAATAACCCGAATTTCTCCTTTGCTGCCCAGGGTTTAGGGGAATGGATTGGTCAAAACAACTATGCACTAGTCTATGGTGGGAGTATGAATGGGCTGATGGGAATCGTTGCCGATGAAGTATTGAAACAAGACGGCGAAGTTTATGGTGTTATTCCAGAAGTGCTTCGAGGAATTGAAGCCAAGCATCCTCTTGTAAAAAATATGGAAATTGTTGCGACCATGTCAGACCGTAAAAATCGCATGATTGAACTGGGTGATGCGTTTATTGCACTACCAGGTGGTGTTGGAACCTTGGAAGAAATTTCTGAGATAGCCTCGCTAATTCGCATTGGCATCATTAACAAACCAACAATTTTCTACAATATTGACGGCTATTACGAACCGATGAAAGCATTATTTGACCAAATGGTTCTGGAAGATTTTTTAAAAGAAGACATCCGAGACATGTTCCTCTTCTCTGATTCATTGAAAGAAATTGAGACCTTTATTCATAGTCATTAAAAAAGAACCGACACATTGAATGTGTCGCTTCTTTTTAAAACTTTCGGATATGTTTGTCTAAGTAGAATTCCCTTTTTATCTCTAGAAAGCGTTCGAATTCAATTAGGATGTGGTAGAGAATGGCACGAGACTCAAACTCTTCTCGGTCTCTTGGCAAGTCACTACTACGGTAGAATGTGTACAACTCATTAATGCTTTTCAACAAACTGTGCCCACTATTACTTTGGTCAAATTCATCAGAAGTGAGCTTGAACATATTTCCTAATGTTTTATTTTGTTCCGTTTTTAAACTAACGTGCTGCAATGAATCGACCATGCGAGATAGAACACCGAGCTGCTTTAAGCGCATGTCCGCGTAACGAATATAATAGTCATCTTTATTGAATAATTGATTTTCATAGTCATCGACAGCGATTTTTCGCATCTTTTCAATTGATTCATTAACAATATCAACTTCTGTCCGTATTAACGGAATATCAAAGTCATTCTCCAGCAACCTTTGACTAATAAGTTCTAATACGATTCTAAAATTATCTTCAATGTCACCGACTGCTTTTTGTAATTCCGGCTTTTGATTGGGCATCCAGAGATTGAATAAAATTGCCACTCCGGCTCCAATAACCATGATCAACAGACCATTCAATTGCCACTGCCATACAACACTTTCTGCAATAACAAAATGTGTGACTAGTACCGAAACCGGCGCAATGGCTGCTGACAGCTTTAATCTATAGGCTAAGGCCACAAAGATGAGTAGATAAAGACCAAACGCCCAAACTTGGTAACCAAAGACTAGAAAAATAACAGCCGCAATCCCAAATGCTAAAACAGTCGCCAATAAGTATGTCAAAGAAATCTCTCTTGATGCTTTACGTGTGTCTAGTAATGTCAGTATTGTAATAATACCTGTCGCAAGTGAATTCTCTAATCCAATAAATTGCGCAATATATATTGCAACGACAGCTGCTAAAGTAATTTTAATTGTTCTAAGACCAAGTGGCAAATTGGCACCTCCGTTACATTTTTTATTCTTTCATATATAATAACATCTGTGAGTAATTATATATAGGAGAGGTGCTTAATATTGACTTATACATACAATCATCTTGTTCAATTTTATGAAACGGATGCCATGAAGATTGTCCATCATTCAAACTACATACGCTGGTTTGAAGAGGCTCGTGTAGGATGGCTTGACGACTTTGGCTATAGCTACAAACGAATGGAAGACGAAGGTATCAGCATTCCTGTTCTAGCTGTTGACTGTAAATACAAAAAGCCCCTAGCTTATGGCGATACAGCTGAGGTACATGTTAAAGTAGAGATGTTCACACCGATGCGTTTAAATTTAGCTTATGAGATATACAATAAAGAAACAGGTAAGTTAACGACAACGGGCTCTTCAGAGCATTGCTTTATCAATGCAGAAACTGGGCGGCCAACTTCCCTGAAGAAGACGCATCCGGAGATATTAGCGGCGTTTGAGCGGGCGTATGAGAATCAGAAATAAAGAAAACTCCTTCAGCAAAAAATGCTGAAGGAGTTTTTGATATTATGCACGTTTTTGGTAAGTACCTTCTGATGTACTGATGATTAATGCTTCGCCTGCTTCGATAAAGTCAGGAACGTTGACAACTAAACCAGTTTCCATTGTTGCTGGTTTACCAGATCCAGTTACCGTTGCACCTTTGATAGAAGGTTGCGTTTCTTTAACTTTTAAAGTCACCGTTTGAGGCACTTCAACACCGATTACTTCAGAACCGTAGAATTGGATTTTTACTTCCATATTCTCTAATAAGTAAAGTAATTCGTCTTCAATAGTATCTGTCGGTAGTTCATATTGTTCATATGATTCTAAGTCCATGAAGAAAGCTGTTTCGTCCATACTGTATAAGAATTGAACATCCTTTGTTTCTAGGAATGCACGTTCAAATTTTTCTTCCGGGCGGAATGTTGTATCATAAGTCGCACCAGTGCGAACATCACGTAATTTCATACGCATAACTGTGTTCCCTTTACCTGGTTTATGGTGACTCGCGCTTAAAACACGAATTAATTTTCCATCTTGAATAAATGTCATACCTGCTTTTAAGTCTACTGCAGAAATCATTACACATTCTCCTTTGTTGTCTCTAAAATAT from Aerococcaceae bacterium DSM 111021 includes these protein-coding regions:
- a CDS encoding acyl-CoA thioesterase; the protein is MKIVHHSNYIRWFEEARVGWLDDFGYSYKRMEDEGISIPVLAVDCKYKKPLAYGDTAEVHVKVEMFTPMRLNLAYEIYNKETGKLTTTGSSEHCFINAETGRPTSLKKTHPEILAAFERAYENQK
- the efp gene encoding elongation factor P, whose protein sequence is MISAVDLKAGMTFIQDGKLIRVLSASHHKPGKGNTVMRMKLRDVRTGATYDTTFRPEEKFERAFLETKDVQFLYSMDETAFFMDLESYEQYELPTDTIEDELLYLLENMEVKIQFYGSEVIGVEVPQTVTLKVKETQPSIKGATVTGSGKPATMETGLVVNVPDFIEAGEALIISTSEGTYQKRA
- a CDS encoding DUF1576 domain-containing protein, with the protein product MKEEINTTKIKSKFAAFFFTEDSVKGNFLYLIAFIFILFGLSVDPWIEIWEGFIAILLSPSNLITDYFEVGGIGATFVNAGLLMLINAVAINRFAPKITGPLVAALFTVMGFAFFGKNLYNSIPITVGTLLYSKYRNLPISAFLLTSLFATTLAPVVSIITFGQGLPYLISVPIAILVGIFIGFAIHPMGSSFLRFHQGYNLYNMGFTAGVLGMIIASVMRVFDLTTTYVPLDHAYSIIEVEIFFVLFSLFLLIVGFILNGYTFKGYKQFKDDSGRLISDFVTDYGVGLTFINMGILGLASLAYVWLVGGTLEGAVIGGVLTVVGFGTFGKHIFNVTPIVIGVFIMQVLMAVDGPSSTASLLSALFGTTLAPIAGHYGWKAGILVGLLHAGLVPNTGITHAGLNLYNNGFAGGFVAATVVPILDGIRERNEMHEGISKD
- a CDS encoding aromatic acid exporter family protein encodes the protein MPLGLRTIKITLAAVVAIYIAQFIGLENSLATGIITILTLLDTRKASREISLTYLLATVLAFGIAAVIFLVFGYQVWAFGLYLLIFVALAYRLKLSAAIAPVSVLVTHFVIAESVVWQWQLNGLLIMVIGAGVAILFNLWMPNQKPELQKAVGDIEDNFRIVLELISQRLLENDFDIPLIRTEVDIVNESIEKMRKIAVDDYENQLFNKDDYYIRYADMRLKQLGVLSRMVDSLQHVSLKTEQNKTLGNMFKLTSDEFDQSNSGHSLLKSINELYTFYRSSDLPRDREEFESRAILYHILIEFERFLEIKREFYLDKHIRKF
- a CDS encoding TIGR00730 family Rossman fold protein, which produces MNITVYCGSNPGNNPNFSFAAQGLGEWIGQNNYALVYGGSMNGLMGIVADEVLKQDGEVYGVIPEVLRGIEAKHPLVKNMEIVATMSDRKNRMIELGDAFIALPGGVGTLEEISEIASLIRIGIINKPTIFYNIDGYYEPMKALFDQMVLEDFLKEDIRDMFLFSDSLKEIETFIHSH